A window of Alkalibaculum bacchi contains these coding sequences:
- a CDS encoding HAMP domain-containing sensor histidine kinase — translation MNKRMKSISIKWRLTIYSTISIFIIFMLCNIMQLILIHTFTSKQEEDQLNKRWNEISTLIEEKSKFGGIKTALSADFFENIIGQDEMIRILNQQGRELFNISEDFPNPQSNQLEYGFHRINEDNERFVILKETLIVGTFKGILEIGQSVETFEEFLERVFWVLLAGTILSLILSIMGGQLLARKLLAPLAVITHTMRKIEDQHFQERIPVMETNDEFSQLSSIFNSMMDRIEASMEQQKRFVEDASHELRTPLAVIHGHLSLLERWGKHDEKILENSLQTSIKETNRLITLTNRLLTLTRIDKQEEHESIIPCDATEVLNEVIHDYELIYEQLEILKGDIMKTESLLAIPQEQLKQVLIIVFDNAIKYSGDRKKIAITSSHHENKYKIEIQDNGYGISRQDLPFIFDRFYRVDKARSREKGGTGLGLSIAKDILKKYKGNIFADSKLGMGTTITIVIPYTR, via the coding sequence ATGAATAAAAGAATGAAGAGCATCTCAATTAAATGGAGATTGACGATTTATTCAACCATTTCCATTTTTATAATTTTTATGTTGTGTAACATCATGCAGCTTATTCTCATCCATACTTTTACCTCTAAGCAAGAAGAAGATCAATTAAATAAACGTTGGAACGAGATTAGTACGTTAATCGAGGAGAAATCTAAATTCGGCGGCATAAAAACTGCCTTATCAGCAGATTTCTTTGAAAATATTATAGGGCAAGACGAGATGATACGTATTTTGAATCAACAAGGGCGAGAACTCTTTAATATTTCTGAAGACTTTCCTAATCCTCAAAGTAACCAATTGGAATATGGCTTTCACCGAATAAACGAAGATAATGAAAGATTTGTTATATTAAAAGAAACGTTAATAGTAGGGACCTTTAAGGGTATACTTGAGATTGGTCAGAGTGTTGAAACCTTTGAAGAATTTTTAGAACGAGTTTTTTGGGTCTTGTTAGCAGGGACTATTCTGTCATTAATATTAAGTATTATGGGTGGACAGCTTTTGGCGAGAAAGCTACTAGCGCCTCTTGCTGTCATAACCCATACGATGAGAAAAATTGAAGACCAGCATTTTCAAGAACGAATCCCTGTTATGGAAACCAATGATGAATTCTCCCAACTAAGTTCTATCTTTAATTCAATGATGGATCGAATTGAGGCTTCAATGGAACAACAGAAACGATTTGTGGAAGATGCTTCCCATGAACTTAGGACACCACTTGCTGTTATTCATGGGCACCTTTCTTTATTGGAAAGATGGGGTAAACATGATGAAAAGATATTAGAAAATTCTCTGCAAACAAGCATCAAAGAAACCAATCGATTGATTACATTAACAAATCGATTATTAACGCTCACTCGTATAGACAAACAAGAAGAACATGAAAGTATCATCCCTTGTGATGCTACAGAAGTCCTAAATGAGGTGATTCACGACTACGAACTCATATACGAGCAATTAGAGATATTAAAAGGGGATATAATGAAAACGGAATCGTTACTTGCAATTCCACAAGAACAGTTGAAACAAGTACTAATCATCGTATTCGATAATGCAATAAAGTACAGTGGAGATCGGAAAAAAATCGCTATAACATCCAGTCATCATGAGAATAAATATAAAATAGAAATTCAAGACAATGGATATGGTATTAGCCGACAAGATTTACCCTTTATTTTTGATCGCTTTTATCGAGTAGATAAGGCTCGTAGCAGAGAAAAAGGTGGGACAGGTCTTGGCCTTTCTATCGCAAAAGATATTCTGAAAAAATACAAAGGAAATATTTTTGCAGACAGTAAGCTAGGGATGGGTACAACCATCACGATTGTAATACCTTATACTCGTTAA
- a CDS encoding GNAT family N-acetyltransferase yields the protein MRYVGKNIVLKDGTKCLLRSPDEQDAATMLEYMKMTSTETHYMVRYPEEIELTDAKEAEFLKNYIESKQDIMIAAFVEDDLAGDASLNCANNYIKLRHRAVFGISIKEKYWNKGIGSILIQEAIKMAEVMGYEQIELGVFDDNIKAKKLYRKFGFHEWGRVKSAFKLKDGTYCDEIVMGKILK from the coding sequence ATGAGATACGTAGGTAAAAATATCGTTTTGAAGGATGGAACAAAATGCTTGCTTCGAAGTCCAGATGAACAAGATGCTGCTACTATGCTAGAGTATATGAAAATGACCTCGACAGAAACACACTATATGGTTAGATACCCTGAGGAAATAGAGCTAACAGACGCTAAAGAAGCGGAGTTTTTAAAGAACTATATAGAGAGTAAACAGGACATAATGATTGCTGCGTTTGTAGAGGATGATTTGGCTGGTGACGCTAGTTTAAATTGCGCAAACAACTATATTAAACTAAGACATAGAGCGGTTTTTGGTATCTCTATAAAAGAAAAATATTGGAACAAAGGGATAGGAAGTATATTAATACAAGAAGCCATAAAGATGGCAGAAGTAATGGGGTACGAACAAATTGAGCTAGGTGTGTTTGATGACAATATTAAAGCTAAAAAGCTTTATCGTAAATTTGGCTTTCATGAATGGGGAAGAGTGAAAAGTGCTTTTAAACTGAAGGATGGTACATATTGTGATGAGATTGTGATGGGTAAAATATTGAAGTAA
- a CDS encoding YbaK/EbsC family protein, whose translation MSYKNVKKYFEDAGLCERVKVLEQSSATVEMAAEAVGCEIKQIAKTLSFMVGDAPILVVAAGNVKIDNKKYKTTFHQKSKMVPSELVEEYIGHDIGGVCPFAVNPNVSIYLDISLKENDIIYPGAGNENSVVELSIEELETHSSYKGWVDVCKEVS comes from the coding sequence ATGTCATATAAAAATGTAAAGAAATACTTTGAAGATGCTGGATTATGTGAGCGTGTGAAAGTATTAGAACAATCCAGTGCTACTGTTGAAATGGCAGCAGAAGCAGTTGGATGTGAAATAAAGCAGATTGCAAAAACCCTGTCTTTTATGGTAGGCGATGCACCTATACTGGTTGTTGCAGCAGGTAATGTTAAGATAGATAATAAAAAATACAAAACTACATTTCACCAAAAATCAAAAATGGTTCCAAGTGAATTGGTAGAGGAATATATAGGACACGACATAGGCGGTGTTTGCCCATTTGCAGTGAATCCTAATGTTTCAATTTATTTGGATATTTCTCTTAAGGAAAATGATATAATATATCCTGGTGCAGGTAATGAAAACAGTGTTGTAGAATTATCAATAGAAGAATTAGAAACTCATTCAAGTTATAAGGGCTGGGTGGATGTCTGTAAAGAAGTATCATAA
- a CDS encoding GNAT family N-acetyltransferase, whose amino-acid sequence MNIKIRAYDKNDILESIAIWNEIVQDGIAFPQMDSLTESSGDEFFSQQSFTGIAYDGDSREIIGLYILHPNNVGRCGHICNASYAVKKSVRGHSIGEKLVIHCMNQAKELGFKILQFNAVVKTNESALRLYEKLKFVQLGIIPQGFLMKDGTYEDIIPHYRVL is encoded by the coding sequence ATGAATATAAAAATAAGAGCATACGATAAAAATGACATTTTAGAGTCAATCGCTATCTGGAATGAGATTGTTCAAGATGGTATTGCCTTTCCCCAAATGGATTCTTTAACAGAGAGTAGCGGTGATGAATTCTTTTCGCAACAATCCTTTACTGGCATAGCTTATGATGGGGACAGTAGAGAAATTATTGGTCTGTATATACTCCACCCCAATAATGTTGGGCGATGCGGACATATTTGTAATGCAAGTTATGCTGTAAAAAAGAGCGTGCGAGGTCATAGCATTGGCGAAAAACTTGTTATCCATTGTATGAATCAAGCAAAAGAATTAGGTTTCAAGATTTTGCAGTTTAACGCAGTAGTTAAGACAAATGAAAGCGCCCTTCGCCTGTATGAAAAACTTAAGTTTGTTCAATTAGGAATCATTCCTCAGGGATTTTTGATGAAAGATGGCACATATGAGGACATTATTCCTCATTACAGGGTGTTATAG
- a CDS encoding DUF4177 domain-containing protein, with the protein MWEYTTVTFNSLFDTEKSLKKKSNRVLEQHGKDGWELVNFQCVGAFGSMMVFIFKKEKSKSTL; encoded by the coding sequence ATGTGGGAATACACAACAGTAACTTTTAATAGCCTTTTTGATACTGAGAAAAGCTTAAAGAAAAAAAGTAATAGAGTGCTTGAACAGCATGGAAAAGATGGTTGGGAGCTTGTCAATTTCCAGTGTGTGGGTGCATTTGGTTCTATGATGGTATTTATATTTAAAAAAGAAAAAAGTAAGAGTACGTTATAA
- a CDS encoding NADH-dependent [FeFe] hydrogenase, group A6, translating into MEEAKKISIRMNGLDYEVPLGITILEAAQEAGIRIPTLCHLDLHDLKMVNQTASCRVCMVESPGRDTLVPACVTKVHEGMEIRTDSLKAITARRMAVELLLSNHPNECFTCPKNLQCELQALAAELGVREIRWEGERMDYPKDISSDAIVKDSNKCIYCRRCETMCNEVQTCGILSGISRGFNAFVGPAFNIPMVESSCTYCGQCVAVCPTAALTEINHSDKVWEALNDPDKHVVVQTAPAIRVAIGELFGMEPGTIVTGKLVSALKRMGFDEVFDTDFGADLTIMEEASELIHRIESNKTLPILTSCCPAWVKFIEQQFPELLEIPSTCKSPHIMFGTIVKTYYAQKNNIDPDNIVVVSIMPCIAKKAEAKRPELTKDEHNNVDIVVTTRELGAMIKEAGIDFNSLPDEEYDKPLGETTGASVIFGTTGGVIEAAVRTAYEWITGEQLGNVEFEQLRGSDGLRKASVNIAGKEIKIGIASGLGNARELLEEIRDGKNEYHAIEIMACPGGCIGGGGQPYHHGNYEIVKKRQQALYQEDRNKKIRKSHENSEILKLYKEFLGKPYGEMAHELLHTHFEERERI; encoded by the coding sequence ATGGAAGAAGCAAAAAAAATATCAATAAGAATGAATGGTCTAGATTACGAGGTACCTCTTGGCATAACAATCCTGGAAGCAGCGCAAGAAGCTGGGATCAGAATACCTACATTATGTCATCTAGATCTTCATGATCTAAAGATGGTGAACCAAACAGCATCGTGTAGAGTCTGTATGGTGGAATCACCCGGGAGAGATACTTTAGTTCCAGCATGCGTTACCAAAGTACATGAAGGAATGGAAATTAGGACGGACTCTCTAAAGGCGATTACGGCTAGAAGGATGGCAGTTGAATTGTTGCTCTCAAATCATCCAAATGAATGTTTTACCTGTCCTAAAAATCTTCAATGCGAACTTCAAGCTCTGGCAGCAGAGCTTGGCGTAAGAGAAATCCGTTGGGAAGGTGAACGGATGGATTATCCAAAAGATATTTCCAGTGATGCTATTGTAAAGGATTCAAATAAATGCATTTATTGTAGACGATGTGAAACCATGTGCAATGAAGTACAAACTTGTGGAATATTATCTGGTATTAGCAGAGGATTTAATGCTTTTGTTGGTCCTGCCTTTAACATTCCTATGGTAGAATCCTCATGTACCTACTGCGGACAGTGCGTAGCTGTATGCCCAACGGCTGCCCTAACTGAAATCAATCATAGCGATAAGGTATGGGAAGCATTAAATGATCCAGATAAACATGTTGTCGTACAGACGGCACCCGCCATACGCGTTGCTATTGGGGAACTGTTTGGTATGGAGCCAGGAACTATCGTTACAGGAAAACTAGTCTCAGCCTTAAAACGAATGGGTTTTGACGAGGTGTTCGATACGGATTTTGGAGCAGATCTTACGATAATGGAAGAAGCTTCTGAACTCATTCATAGGATAGAAAGTAATAAAACATTGCCCATCTTGACCAGCTGTTGCCCTGCGTGGGTAAAATTTATCGAACAACAATTTCCTGAATTGCTGGAAATCCCCTCTACCTGTAAATCACCCCATATCATGTTTGGTACTATTGTAAAGACTTATTACGCACAAAAGAATAATATCGACCCGGATAATATTGTAGTAGTATCAATCATGCCTTGCATTGCTAAAAAGGCTGAGGCAAAAAGACCAGAACTAACAAAAGATGAACACAATAATGTGGATATTGTTGTGACGACTAGGGAATTAGGTGCGATGATTAAGGAAGCAGGAATAGATTTTAATAGTCTACCTGATGAAGAATACGATAAGCCACTAGGGGAAACTACAGGCGCTTCGGTAATATTTGGTACTACTGGAGGGGTAATTGAAGCGGCTGTTCGGACTGCTTATGAATGGATAACCGGAGAACAACTAGGTAACGTTGAATTTGAACAGTTAAGAGGGTCGGATGGGTTGAGAAAAGCAAGTGTCAATATAGCAGGAAAAGAGATAAAAATCGGTATAGCTAGTGGCTTGGGAAATGCTAGAGAACTATTAGAGGAAATACGTGACGGAAAAAATGAGTATCATGCTATAGAAATCATGGCATGCCCAGGAGGATGTATAGGAGGAGGAGGTCAACCCTACCATCATGGAAATTATGAAATTGTAAAAAAACGCCAACAAGCTCTCTATCAAGAAGATCGCAATAAGAAAATTAGAAAGTCTCACGAAAATTCAGAGATTCTAAAATTGTATAAGGAATTTTTAGGAAAACCATATGGGGAGATGGCTCATGAATTGTTGCACACCCACTTTGAAGAAAGAGAAAGAATATAG
- a CDS encoding (2Fe-2S) ferredoxin domain-containing protein — MRIDSLEKLERIKETHKVEDFNDPTVKKILVCGGTGCLANDSEKLIEFLNHVIKARKCSEKVKVVKTGCFGFCEQGPIVKIEPDHVFYVKVVPKDARTIIDEHILQGNIVQRLLYKEPINNRKIEKQEDMPFYKKQMRLALRNCGLINPEEIYEYIKNDGYSALGKVITQMSQDTIIDIITKSGLRGRGGGGFPTGRKWEITKKQPGKTKFIICNADEGDPGAFMDRSILEGDPHSVIEAMAIGGYTIGANKGIVYIRAEYPMAISRLNTALFQARELGLLGQNILGTTFNFDIELKLGAGAFVCGEETALINSCEGKRGEPNYKPPYPAEEGYWAYPTCVNNVETLANIPLIILKGSSWFSSIGTEKSKGTKVFALAGKINNVGLVEVPMGTTLREIICDIGGGIQDGHLFKAVQTGGPSGGVITEKDLDTPIDYDNLLGVGSMMGSGGMIVLDDRDNMVNVAKFYLEFTMDESCGRCTPCRIGTKRMYELLVKITKRKASMADMDALKQLAYMVKNSSLCGLGQTAPNPVLSTMKYFWNEYMELIKDVDHPQGEGKYKAKNRERIEV, encoded by the coding sequence TTGAGAATAGATTCTCTGGAAAAGTTAGAGAGAATAAAAGAAACGCATAAAGTGGAAGACTTTAATGATCCAACTGTAAAGAAAATATTAGTATGTGGCGGTACGGGTTGTTTAGCCAATGATAGTGAAAAGCTTATTGAGTTCTTAAATCATGTAATAAAAGCTAGAAAATGTAGTGAAAAAGTTAAAGTAGTGAAAACAGGATGTTTTGGTTTTTGTGAGCAAGGTCCAATAGTAAAAATAGAGCCTGATCATGTTTTTTATGTCAAAGTTGTACCTAAAGATGCAAGAACTATTATTGATGAACATATTCTACAAGGAAACATAGTTCAACGGCTATTATATAAAGAACCTATCAATAATAGAAAAATAGAAAAGCAGGAAGATATGCCGTTTTATAAAAAACAAATGAGATTAGCACTTCGTAATTGCGGTCTCATAAACCCTGAGGAAATCTATGAATACATTAAAAATGATGGTTATAGCGCATTAGGTAAAGTGATTACTCAAATGTCACAAGATACAATAATAGATATAATAACAAAATCAGGATTAAGAGGAAGAGGTGGCGGTGGCTTTCCCACAGGCCGAAAATGGGAGATAACGAAAAAGCAACCTGGAAAAACTAAGTTTATCATCTGTAATGCAGATGAAGGTGACCCTGGTGCTTTTATGGATCGCAGTATTTTAGAGGGAGATCCACACAGTGTTATTGAAGCTATGGCTATTGGCGGTTATACCATTGGTGCAAATAAGGGAATTGTATATATAAGGGCAGAATACCCTATGGCGATATCCAGATTAAATACAGCCCTTTTTCAGGCAAGAGAGTTAGGTTTATTAGGACAGAATATCCTTGGTACAACATTTAACTTTGACATAGAATTGAAACTTGGCGCAGGTGCGTTTGTTTGCGGAGAGGAAACTGCGCTAATCAATTCATGTGAGGGGAAAAGAGGAGAACCTAATTATAAACCTCCCTATCCTGCTGAGGAAGGGTATTGGGCTTATCCAACTTGTGTAAACAATGTGGAAACTCTTGCAAATATTCCTTTAATTATTTTAAAAGGGTCTAGCTGGTTTTCTTCTATTGGAACCGAGAAGAGCAAGGGGACAAAGGTATTTGCTCTTGCCGGAAAGATAAATAATGTGGGTCTCGTGGAAGTACCTATGGGAACGACTCTGCGAGAAATCATATGTGACATTGGCGGAGGAATACAGGATGGGCATCTATTTAAAGCAGTTCAAACTGGCGGTCCTTCTGGTGGCGTCATTACTGAGAAAGATCTAGATACGCCGATTGACTATGACAATCTCCTGGGAGTTGGTTCTATGATGGGTTCTGGAGGAATGATTGTATTAGATGATCGAGACAACATGGTTAATGTGGCAAAGTTTTACTTGGAATTTACTATGGATGAGTCTTGTGGGAGATGTACCCCTTGTAGGATAGGTACAAAAAGAATGTATGAATTACTTGTCAAAATCACGAAGCGAAAGGCTTCCATGGCCGATATGGACGCTCTCAAGCAATTAGCTTATATGGTTAAAAATTCTTCATTGTGTGGTTTGGGTCAGACGGCCCCTAATCCTGTACTCAGTACTATGAAATATTTTTGGAATGAATATATGGAATTGATAAAGGATGTGGACCACCCCCAAGGAGAAGGAAAGTATAAAGCAAAAAATAGGGAAAGAATAGAGGTTTAA
- a CDS encoding complex I 24 kDa subunit family protein, producing MTSTREISAIKSDHDLPEESFKELEKYIDSIKTTKGALIEILHKAQEIFGYLPRDVQLFVARKLGIPGAEVFGVVSFYSYFTMKPMGKHTISVCMGTACFVRGSDRIIKKMKDTLGIESNEITEDGLFSLKDVRCVGACGLAPVILVDDKVYGRVKEEDIEEIINNYREK from the coding sequence ATGACAAGTACACGAGAAATAAGTGCAATAAAAAGTGATCATGATTTACCTGAAGAAAGTTTTAAAGAGTTGGAAAAATATATTGACAGCATTAAAACCACAAAGGGTGCATTAATTGAAATCTTGCATAAGGCACAAGAGATTTTTGGATATCTACCTCGGGATGTGCAACTATTTGTAGCTAGAAAATTAGGAATTCCTGGAGCAGAAGTTTTTGGTGTAGTTAGTTTTTATTCATATTTTACAATGAAACCTATGGGGAAACACACCATTAGCGTATGTATGGGTACTGCGTGCTTTGTTAGAGGCTCGGACAGAATCATAAAAAAGATGAAAGATACCCTTGGAATTGAATCAAATGAAATAACAGAAGATGGATTGTTTTCCCTAAAGGATGTACGCTGTGTTGGTGCCTGTGGTTTAGCACCGGTAATTTTAGTAGATGATAAGGTTTATGGTAGAGTAAAAGAAGAAGATATTGAAGAAATAATTAATAACTATCGAGAAAAGTAG